One Mycobacterium sp. SMC-4 DNA window includes the following coding sequences:
- a CDS encoding DinB family protein, whose protein sequence is MADTAPPRTDGSEKHVLVGFLDYLRRCVVNKLDSAPEPAVRTPGVPSGTNCLGLVNHLAHVERFLFLGEDADWPATFHAAPDQTVDSVIAAYRDAVERANTVIAACDDLTAPCARPASRGTPPSMRWALTHMIEETARHAGHLDILREQIDNVVGR, encoded by the coding sequence ATGGCCGATACCGCGCCGCCGCGCACCGATGGATCCGAAAAACACGTCCTGGTCGGCTTTCTCGACTACCTGCGCCGATGCGTGGTGAACAAGCTCGACAGCGCGCCCGAACCGGCCGTCCGCACACCGGGGGTGCCGTCCGGGACGAACTGCCTCGGACTGGTGAATCACCTCGCCCACGTGGAACGGTTCCTGTTCCTCGGCGAGGACGCGGACTGGCCCGCCACATTCCACGCCGCCCCCGACCAGACCGTGGACTCGGTGATCGCCGCCTACCGGGACGCCGTCGAGCGCGCCAACACGGTGATCGCGGCATGCGACGACCTGACCGCGCCGTGTGCCCGCCCGGCGTCGCGAGGTACACCGCCGTCGATGCGGTGGGCGCTGACCCACATGATCGAAGAGACCGCGCGCCACGCCGGCCACCTCGACATCCTCCGCGAACAGATCGACAACGTGGTCGGACGGTGA
- a CDS encoding DUF1707 domain-containing protein, with product MRASDADRAAVTRILELAVGQGMLSLDEYTERVDVVLAARTRGELDTVIADLPHVRREPAPAAPEVLNSWMSGITRKGQWTVPARLQLVTRMCSTTLDFTAAVLQASLVRIDIDDYFSSTELILPDGATADLNGIAGVASSTSVKVATSPVSARLHVVVTGRVRFGSVTARHPFGTSLKRLLK from the coding sequence ATGCGCGCGTCCGACGCCGACCGCGCCGCGGTGACGCGAATTCTCGAGCTCGCTGTCGGGCAGGGAATGCTGAGCCTCGACGAGTACACCGAGCGGGTAGACGTCGTGCTGGCCGCGCGGACCCGCGGTGAACTCGACACCGTGATCGCCGACCTGCCGCACGTCCGACGCGAACCGGCCCCGGCTGCACCGGAAGTGCTGAACAGCTGGATGTCGGGAATCACCCGCAAAGGGCAGTGGACGGTGCCGGCCCGACTGCAACTGGTCACCCGGATGTGCTCCACCACATTGGATTTCACGGCTGCGGTCTTGCAAGCCTCGCTCGTGCGCATCGACATCGACGACTATTTCAGCTCCACCGAGCTGATCCTTCCCGACGGCGCGACAGCCGACCTCAACGGTATCGCCGGCGTGGCGTCGTCGACGTCGGTGAAGGTGGCGACCAGCCCGGTCTCGGCGCGGCTGCACGTCGTCGTCACCGGACGGGTGCGGTTCGGGTCGGTCACGGCCCGCCACCCGTTCGGCACGTCGCTCAAACGGTTGCTGAAGTAG
- a CDS encoding cytochrome P450, protein MTSSLELATIDFTDLDNFADGFPHDLFALHRQQAPVYWHEPTENTPDGEGFWSVATHAETLAVLRDPHTYSSVTGGERPFGGTLLQDLPIAGQLLNMMDDPRHGEVRRLVSSGLTPRMIRRVEDDLRDRARRLLDDVGPAEPFDFVTEIAAEVPMQMICILLGVPESERHWLFEAIEPSFDFGGSRKAAITRLSVEEAGSRMFTYGQELIAAKRADPTDDMLSVVVNSDDPALTDLEGYLFFNLLFSAGAETTRNAIAGGLLALVERPDAYRALRADPALLPAAIEEMVRWTSPSPSKRRTVTQPVTLGGHALEPGQKVLVWEGSANRDETVFADADRFDITRKPNPHLGFGQGVHYCLGANLARLELRVIFEELLGRYSSVTLAEPVEWTRSNRHTGIRHLMVEVTR, encoded by the coding sequence GTGACGTCGAGCCTGGAGCTGGCCACGATCGATTTCACCGATCTGGACAATTTCGCCGACGGCTTCCCACACGACCTGTTCGCACTGCATCGGCAGCAGGCACCGGTGTACTGGCACGAACCCACCGAGAACACCCCGGACGGCGAAGGGTTCTGGTCGGTCGCCACGCACGCCGAAACCCTGGCGGTGCTGCGTGATCCGCACACGTATTCCTCGGTGACCGGCGGTGAACGCCCGTTCGGCGGCACATTGCTGCAAGACCTCCCCATCGCCGGGCAGCTGCTGAACATGATGGACGACCCGCGCCACGGCGAGGTACGCCGGCTGGTCAGCTCTGGGCTCACGCCGCGGATGATCCGCCGCGTCGAAGACGACCTGCGCGACCGGGCCCGGCGCCTGCTCGACGACGTGGGCCCTGCCGAACCTTTCGATTTCGTCACCGAGATCGCTGCCGAGGTGCCGATGCAGATGATCTGCATCCTGCTGGGAGTGCCCGAGTCGGAACGGCATTGGCTTTTCGAGGCCATCGAGCCCAGCTTCGACTTCGGCGGTTCCCGCAAAGCCGCGATCACCCGCCTGTCCGTCGAGGAGGCCGGATCGCGGATGTTCACCTACGGTCAGGAACTGATCGCCGCCAAGCGTGCCGATCCCACCGACGACATGCTCTCGGTGGTCGTGAACTCCGACGACCCCGCCCTCACCGACCTCGAAGGCTATCTGTTCTTCAATCTGCTGTTCAGCGCCGGCGCGGAGACCACTCGCAACGCGATCGCGGGCGGACTGCTGGCCCTGGTCGAAAGGCCCGACGCCTACCGGGCGCTGCGGGCGGACCCGGCCCTGCTGCCGGCCGCGATCGAGGAGATGGTGCGGTGGACATCACCGTCGCCGTCCAAGCGCCGGACGGTGACCCAACCGGTGACCCTGGGCGGGCATGCCCTGGAGCCGGGCCAGAAAGTACTGGTCTGGGAGGGCTCGGCCAATCGCGACGAGACGGTCTTCGCCGATGCGGATCGCTTCGACATCACCCGGAAACCCAACCCGCACCTGGGATTCGGTCAAGGCGTGCACTACTGCCTGGGGGCCAACCTGGCCCGGCTGGAACTTCGGGTGATCTTCGAGGAGCTGCTAGGCCGATATTCTTCGGTGACGTTGGCCGAGCCGGTCGAGTGGACGCGCAGCAACCGTCACACCGGTATCCGGCATCTGATGGTGGAGGTGACAAGGTGA
- the purB gene encoding adenylosuccinate lyase, translating to MSIPNVLANRYASEEMVAIWSPEAKIVAERRLWLAVLTAQAELGVAVPEGVLADYERVLQTVDLESIASRERVLRHDVKARIEEFNALAGHEHVHKGMTSRDLTENVEQLQIRRSLELVRDHGIAVVARLAERAVLYRDLVMAGRSHNVAAQATTLGKRFASAAEELLVALTRVIELIDRYPLRGIKGPMGTAQDMLDLFDGDTERLAELERRVAAFLGFSEMFTSVGQVYPRSLDHDVVSALVQLGAGPSSLAHTIRLMAGHELVTEGFAPGQVGSSAMPHKMNTRSCERVNGLQVVLRGYATMAAELAGAQWNEGDVFCSVVRRVALPDAFFALDGQTETFLTVLDEFGAYPAVIQRELDRYLPFLATTRILIAAVRAGVGRETAHEVIKEHAVAVALNMREHGAEPDLLDRLAHDPRLPLDRTALDAALADKQVFSGAAGDQVDRVVAAVDDLLVRYPEAATYTSGAIL from the coding sequence GTGAGCATTCCCAACGTGCTGGCCAACCGGTACGCCAGCGAGGAGATGGTGGCGATCTGGTCGCCGGAAGCGAAGATCGTCGCCGAACGGCGGCTGTGGCTGGCGGTGCTGACAGCCCAGGCCGAACTCGGTGTTGCGGTGCCCGAGGGCGTGCTTGCCGACTACGAGCGGGTGCTGCAGACCGTGGACCTGGAATCCATCGCGTCCCGTGAGCGGGTGCTGCGCCACGACGTGAAGGCCCGCATCGAGGAGTTCAACGCGCTGGCCGGTCACGAGCACGTGCACAAGGGCATGACCAGCCGCGACCTGACCGAGAACGTCGAACAGTTGCAGATCCGGCGGTCGCTGGAACTGGTTCGTGACCACGGCATCGCCGTCGTCGCGCGGCTGGCCGAACGCGCCGTGCTCTACCGCGACCTGGTGATGGCCGGCCGCAGCCACAACGTCGCCGCGCAGGCCACCACCCTGGGCAAGAGATTCGCCTCGGCGGCAGAGGAACTGCTGGTGGCGCTCACAAGGGTCATCGAGTTGATCGACCGCTATCCGCTGCGCGGCATCAAAGGCCCGATGGGCACTGCCCAAGACATGCTCGATCTGTTCGACGGCGACACCGAACGGCTGGCCGAGCTGGAGAGGCGGGTCGCGGCGTTTCTGGGCTTCAGCGAAATGTTCACCAGTGTCGGTCAGGTGTACCCCCGCTCACTGGACCACGACGTGGTCTCCGCGCTGGTGCAACTGGGCGCCGGTCCGTCGTCGTTGGCGCACACCATCCGGCTGATGGCCGGCCACGAGCTGGTCACCGAGGGCTTTGCCCCCGGTCAGGTGGGTTCCTCGGCCATGCCGCACAAGATGAACACCCGCAGCTGCGAGCGCGTCAACGGCCTGCAGGTGGTGCTGCGCGGATACGCGACGATGGCCGCCGAATTGGCCGGCGCGCAGTGGAACGAGGGGGACGTGTTCTGTTCGGTGGTGCGTCGTGTCGCCCTGCCCGACGCCTTCTTCGCCCTCGACGGACAGACCGAGACGTTCCTGACCGTCCTCGACGAGTTCGGCGCCTACCCTGCGGTGATCCAGCGTGAACTCGACCGCTACCTGCCCTTCCTGGCGACCACCCGCATCCTGATCGCGGCCGTGCGGGCCGGGGTCGGTCGGGAGACTGCCCACGAGGTCATCAAGGAACACGCTGTCGCGGTGGCGTTGAACATGCGCGAACACGGCGCCGAGCCTGACCTGCTGGACCGGTTGGCCCACGACCCGCGGCTTCCGCTCGACCGAACGGCACTGGACGCCGCACTGGCCGACAAGCAGGTGTTCTCCGGCGCGGCAGGTGATCAGGTCGACCGGGTGGTCGCCGCAGTCGACGACCTGCTCGTTCGTTACCCCGAGGCCGCGACGTACACCTCCGGTGCGATCCTGTGA
- the relZ gene encoding bifunctional ribonuclease/(p)ppGpp synthase → MHFIGVDLAWGQRKPTGLAVVDDGGRLVLATVATDDASICAALRPYVDNDCVVGFDAPLIVRNATGQRPAERAINADFARFQAGTHPSNTGKPEFADGTRAAQLAEALDLDIDARSGSSRRALEVYPHAATVALFRLGRTLKYKSKPGRGLAQMRTELQRLMELIESLAGADPALRSGNCQDWARLREAAESASRKSDLRRVEDPVDAVVCAYVAMFAARRPDDVTYYGDAETGYIVTPTLPADLVPAPPEPTPGAVHEATATYAERRPQLVQATGRYLTAVTALLDDAGIDYLSVTARTKSVASFAAKADRHIDGRRLYTDPLSEITDQIGLRVITYLRDDVAAVTDVLAEEMQLLDDRDMGVETAAEGRWGYASRHLVVATGGEPWPASVQVRTILQHAWAEFEHDVRYKGSVPEEDAPDLNRRFTLAAGLLELADREFSAIRERLRSTGPAPRAPQGSGDLGIPTPVLATYLANRFPNSGWSRTDHYAWMAGLLLDLGIDSTDTVDATLGSIDTEAVNAAMDYRFPPGAVRRLDDALLAVFGARYISLNGNAHRVLLLENRLARLTGGAAER, encoded by the coding sequence GTGCACTTCATCGGTGTGGACCTCGCATGGGGTCAGCGCAAGCCCACGGGCCTGGCAGTGGTGGACGACGGCGGACGGTTGGTGCTGGCCACGGTCGCGACCGATGACGCCAGCATCTGCGCTGCGCTGCGTCCCTACGTCGACAACGATTGCGTGGTCGGCTTCGATGCACCGCTGATCGTGCGCAACGCGACGGGCCAACGACCGGCAGAACGGGCGATCAACGCAGACTTCGCCCGCTTTCAGGCGGGGACGCACCCGTCGAACACGGGCAAGCCGGAGTTCGCTGACGGCACCAGGGCGGCACAGCTGGCCGAGGCGCTCGATCTCGACATCGATGCCCGTTCCGGCTCGTCGCGACGCGCCCTTGAGGTGTACCCGCATGCGGCGACGGTGGCGTTGTTCCGGCTCGGACGCACGTTGAAGTACAAGAGCAAGCCAGGGCGCGGACTGGCTCAGATGCGGACCGAGCTGCAGCGGCTGATGGAGCTGATCGAGAGCCTCGCCGGCGCCGATCCGGCGTTGCGATCGGGCAACTGTCAGGATTGGGCTCGGCTTCGTGAAGCCGCCGAAAGCGCTTCGCGAAAAAGCGATCTGCGACGGGTCGAGGATCCCGTGGATGCGGTGGTGTGTGCCTATGTGGCGATGTTCGCGGCTCGCCGCCCCGACGATGTGACCTACTATGGCGACGCCGAAACCGGCTACATCGTGACGCCCACGCTGCCGGCGGATCTGGTGCCGGCTCCACCGGAGCCGACGCCTGGTGCGGTCCATGAGGCGACTGCGACGTACGCGGAACGACGCCCCCAGCTTGTGCAGGCCACCGGGCGCTACCTGACGGCGGTGACCGCCCTGCTCGACGATGCGGGAATCGACTACCTGAGCGTGACCGCGCGGACGAAGTCGGTGGCTTCGTTCGCCGCCAAAGCCGACCGGCACATCGACGGCAGACGTCTGTACACCGACCCGCTGTCGGAGATCACCGATCAGATCGGATTGCGGGTGATCACCTATCTGCGCGACGACGTCGCGGCGGTGACCGACGTTTTGGCCGAGGAAATGCAGCTGCTCGATGACCGTGACATGGGTGTGGAGACCGCAGCCGAGGGCAGGTGGGGCTATGCCAGCCGCCACTTGGTCGTGGCGACCGGCGGCGAGCCGTGGCCGGCGTCGGTTCAGGTGCGCACGATCTTGCAGCACGCATGGGCCGAGTTCGAACACGATGTCCGCTACAAGGGATCTGTGCCAGAAGAGGACGCGCCTGATTTGAACCGGCGGTTCACCTTGGCCGCCGGCCTGCTCGAGCTCGCCGACCGGGAGTTCTCAGCCATCCGGGAACGGCTGCGTTCCACCGGGCCGGCCCCGCGGGCGCCGCAAGGTTCGGGGGATCTCGGGATTCCAACACCGGTGCTGGCAACCTACCTGGCGAACCGATTTCCCAACTCCGGGTGGTCGCGCACCGATCACTACGCGTGGATGGCCGGCTTACTGCTCGATCTCGGAATCGATTCGACCGACACCGTCGACGCGACACTCGGCAGTATCGACACCGAGGCCGTGAATGCCGCAATGGACTACCGGTTTCCCCCCGGTGCGGTTCGCCGCCTCGACGACGCGCTGCTGGCGGTGTTCGGAGCGCGCTACATCAGCCTGAACGGCAATGCCCATCGAGTGTTGTTGTTGGAGAATCGACTTGCTCGGCTCACCGGTGGTGCCGCCGAGCGCTAG
- a CDS encoding HNH endonuclease signature motif containing protein, protein MDLTSVEHMCEGGLPGGAELGSLSAAGLIDAARACARAENIAASRKLAVMAELFDRRTQLPCAEDRSNWWVDPDAAVAAELGAALGVNQWLALTQTQRAVALRDRLPRVAALFAQGLISDMLVRTILTRTELITDPQALAAVDDALARQVGFWSALSRTKIEQAIDATVIACDPAAQRTATDTAGRSLDFGYPTDPAGLVSLQARMHAHDAAALYDRITTIAATVCPADPRTSDQRRYDALAAISYGLDTLACTCSLPDCDAATARPPTPNTTVYLITDATCSTQPATADPPDAGTPTPTETAELASAPEAPAPAPAPAPAASAPGSAFLFGRGVLPPALVAPMLANARIREIVHPGQRPAESRYLPSPALAEFVCCRDLTCRFPNCEVPATHADIDHTVPYPLGPTHASNLKCLCRFHHLLKTFWVGPDGWSERQHPDGTIEWTSPTGHTYTTKPGSSLLFPALCRPTATLWVNGPPPTPTPTPRRGTMMPRRRYTRAQAHARYITALRKTNTGVDPHREHPPNAIGTPPF, encoded by the coding sequence GTGGACCTCACTAGTGTCGAACACATGTGCGAAGGTGGGTTGCCGGGTGGCGCGGAGTTGGGGTCGCTGAGCGCGGCTGGGCTCATCGATGCCGCGCGGGCCTGTGCGCGGGCGGAGAACATCGCCGCGTCCCGCAAGTTGGCGGTGATGGCCGAGCTGTTCGACCGGCGTACCCAGCTGCCCTGCGCCGAGGACCGCAGCAACTGGTGGGTCGACCCCGATGCCGCGGTGGCCGCCGAACTGGGTGCCGCGCTGGGGGTCAACCAGTGGCTGGCGCTGACCCAGACCCAGCGTGCGGTGGCCCTGCGCGACCGGCTGCCCAGGGTGGCCGCGCTGTTCGCCCAGGGCCTGATCAGCGACATGCTGGTGCGCACCATCTTGACCCGCACCGAGTTGATCACCGACCCGCAGGCTTTGGCCGCCGTCGATGATGCACTGGCCCGCCAGGTGGGATTTTGGAGCGCGCTGTCGCGCACCAAGATCGAACAGGCCATCGATGCCACGGTGATCGCCTGCGACCCGGCCGCTCAACGCACCGCCACCGACACTGCGGGGCGCAGCCTGGACTTCGGCTATCCCACCGACCCGGCCGGGCTGGTCAGCCTGCAGGCCCGCATGCACGCCCATGATGCCGCCGCCCTGTATGACCGCATCACCACCATCGCGGCCACCGTCTGCCCGGCCGATCCGCGCACCAGCGACCAACGCCGCTACGACGCGCTGGCCGCCATCAGCTACGGCCTGGACACCCTGGCCTGCACCTGCAGCCTGCCCGACTGCGACGCCGCCACGGCCCGCCCACCCACACCCAACACCACCGTCTACCTGATCACCGACGCCACCTGCTCAACACAGCCCGCAACAGCCGACCCCCCCGACGCGGGGACCCCCACACCAACCGAGACCGCCGAGCTTGCTTCCGCGCCTGAGGCTCCCGCCCCCGCCCCCGCCCCCGCACCCGCCGCGTCTGCGCCCGGGTCGGCGTTTCTGTTCGGCCGCGGGGTGCTACCCCCCGCGCTGGTGGCTCCGATGCTGGCCAACGCCCGCATCCGCGAGATCGTCCATCCCGGCCAGCGCCCCGCCGAATCCCGCTATCTGCCCTCGCCGGCCCTGGCCGAATTCGTCTGCTGCCGCGACTTGACCTGCCGCTTCCCGAACTGCGAAGTCCCCGCCACCCACGCCGACATCGACCACACCGTGCCCTATCCGCTCGGGCCCACCCACGCATCAAACCTGAAGTGTCTGTGCCGTTTTCATCATTTACTGAAAACGTTCTGGGTTGGCCCCGACGGCTGGTCGGAACGACAACACCCCGACGGCACCATCGAATGGACCAGCCCGACCGGCCACACCTACACCACCAAACCAGGCAGCTCCCTGCTCTTTCCCGCGCTGTGCCGACCCACGGCCACCCTGTGGGTCAACGGCCCACCACCCACGCCCACCCCCACCCCACGACGCGGGACCATGATGCCCCGGCGCCGATACACCCGCGCCCAGGCCCACGCCCGGTACATCACCGCGCTGCGCAAAACCAACACCGGCGTAGACCCCCACCGCGAACATCCTCCCAACGCGATCGGGACACCGCCGTTCTAG
- a CDS encoding APC family permease encodes MGDSVTGVRGRQEQPQLKRVMGPGLLLLFVIGDILGTGVYALVGDVAGEVGGAAWLPFLIAFAIATITAFSYLELVTKYPQAAGAALYAHKAFGIHFITFLVAFIVMCSGITSAATASRAFAANFYEGAGIETSTIGVALLALGFMAALAAINFRGVGESVKLNVVLTIVEITGLVIVVMVGFWAFTRGTDVDFSRIVAFETADDKNAFLAVTAATSLAFFAMVGFEDSVNMAEETKDPIRIFPKILLSGLGIAGVVYVLISIVAVALVPVGVLEASDTPLVEVVRAGAPGLPVDTILPFITMFAVSNTALINMLMASRLIYGMARQHVLPPVLGTVHATRRSPWVAIVFTTLIAFGLIIYVSTAASSNAIAVLGGTTSLLLLAVFAVVNVAVLVLRRDVRNAGGHFKTPTALPVIGFLASLYLVTPLSGRPAQQYLVAGALVLLGIVLFFITQAINRQLGIHERHITDPAHLASGPD; translated from the coding sequence ATGGGGGATTCGGTGACCGGTGTGCGCGGCCGGCAGGAGCAACCTCAACTGAAACGGGTGATGGGCCCGGGTCTGCTGCTGTTGTTCGTCATCGGGGATATTCTCGGCACCGGTGTCTACGCGCTCGTCGGTGACGTGGCCGGTGAGGTCGGCGGGGCGGCATGGCTGCCGTTCCTGATCGCATTCGCCATCGCCACCATCACCGCGTTCAGCTATCTGGAGCTGGTCACCAAGTACCCGCAGGCCGCGGGTGCGGCGCTCTATGCCCACAAGGCTTTCGGTATCCACTTCATCACGTTCCTTGTCGCCTTCATCGTTATGTGTTCTGGAATCACCTCAGCGGCAACGGCATCCAGAGCATTTGCGGCCAACTTCTACGAGGGCGCCGGTATCGAGACCTCGACGATCGGCGTCGCGCTGCTGGCTCTGGGATTCATGGCCGCGCTGGCGGCGATCAACTTCCGGGGTGTCGGCGAAAGCGTCAAGCTCAACGTCGTGCTGACGATCGTCGAGATCACCGGCCTGGTGATCGTCGTGATGGTCGGATTCTGGGCATTCACCCGTGGCACCGATGTCGACTTCTCCCGGATCGTCGCATTCGAGACCGCCGACGACAAGAACGCATTCCTGGCGGTGACGGCGGCGACCTCGCTGGCGTTCTTCGCGATGGTCGGCTTCGAGGACTCGGTGAACATGGCCGAGGAGACCAAGGACCCGATCCGGATCTTCCCGAAAATCTTGTTGTCCGGCTTGGGGATTGCCGGTGTGGTGTATGTGCTGATCTCGATCGTCGCGGTGGCGCTGGTGCCGGTCGGGGTGCTTGAGGCCAGCGACACCCCGCTCGTCGAGGTGGTCAGGGCCGGCGCACCAGGCCTTCCGGTGGATACGATCCTGCCGTTCATCACGATGTTCGCGGTGTCGAACACCGCGCTGATCAACATGCTGATGGCCAGCCGCCTCATCTACGGGATGGCCCGCCAGCATGTGCTGCCGCCGGTGCTGGGTACCGTGCATGCCACCCGGCGCTCACCGTGGGTGGCCATCGTCTTCACCACATTGATCGCGTTCGGTTTGATCATCTACGTCAGTACAGCTGCCAGCAGCAATGCCATCGCTGTCCTGGGCGGCACCACCAGCTTGCTGCTGCTCGCGGTATTCGCGGTGGTCAATGTCGCGGTGCTGGTGTTGCGTCGCGACGTGCGCAACGCGGGCGGTCATTTCAAGACGCCGACGGCGTTGCCGGTCATCGGCTTCCTCGCTTCGCTGTACTTGGTGACTCCGCTGTCAGGCCGACCCGCGCAGCAGTACCTGGTGGCCGGGGCGCTCGTCCTCCTCGGCATCGTGCTGTTCTTCATCACCCAGGCGATCAACCGGCAGTTGGGGATTCACGAACGCCACATCACCGACCCGGCACACCTGGCGTCGGGTCCCGACTAG
- a CDS encoding TetR/AcrR family transcriptional regulator yields the protein MLNVTAAVTPKGERRRYALVSAAADLLCEGGFDAVRHRAVARRAGLPLASTTYYFSSLDDLIANAVELIGLRESDELRDRVAALSRRRRGAESTADILVDLLVGDSPERATEMLISRYERYIACARQPSLRNIQRRILKQRTDAVVEVVQRSGRSVRADMVTALVCAVDGAVVAAMVGDGDGPRETARATLIDVIDVLAPFN from the coding sequence ATGCTCAATGTGACGGCAGCGGTCACTCCCAAGGGGGAGCGTCGACGGTATGCGCTGGTCAGCGCTGCCGCTGATCTGCTGTGTGAGGGCGGTTTCGATGCTGTTCGCCACCGTGCGGTGGCACGCCGGGCGGGGCTGCCGCTGGCCTCGACGACCTACTATTTTTCTTCGCTGGACGACCTGATCGCCAATGCCGTCGAGCTCATCGGACTGCGCGAGTCCGATGAGCTCAGAGATCGGGTGGCCGCCTTGTCGCGGCGCCGACGCGGGGCCGAGTCGACGGCCGACATCCTGGTCGATCTGCTGGTCGGGGACAGCCCGGAGCGTGCTACCGAGATGTTGATCTCCCGCTACGAGCGCTACATCGCATGTGCCCGCCAGCCGAGCCTGCGCAACATCCAGCGCAGAATTCTCAAGCAGCGCACCGACGCCGTGGTCGAGGTCGTGCAGCGATCGGGACGTTCGGTGCGCGCAGACATGGTCACCGCATTAGTCTGTGCCGTCGACGGTGCCGTCGTGGCGGCGATGGTGGGCGACGGCGACGGACCGCGTGAGACGGCCCGAGCCACCCTGATCGACGTCATCGACGTGCTTGCACCGTTCAATTAG
- a CDS encoding alpha/beta hydrolase family protein, whose translation MMIAMPMLRRRELFSLGLRVGVGAVAMTAVSAPPAFATPAPTSSSGTFSSAARGGVNTRWIVARPPGQDRPLRPVILLHGKDSDASTVMSMGVEQFLADAVAAGLPPVALAAVDGGNGYWHGRASGDDPATMVLDEFLPLLADQGLDTSRVAFMGWSMGGYGAMLLGARLGAARTAAICAVSPALWTSPGSAAPGAFDGAQDYAANSVWGLGELDRIPLRIDCGEGDPFAPATRQFIASLATAPAGGFSPGGHNAAYWSGQLTAELAWIAPLLTA comes from the coding sequence ATGATGATCGCCATGCCGATGCTGCGTCGCCGCGAATTGTTTTCGCTCGGACTCCGCGTCGGGGTGGGCGCAGTAGCCATGACCGCGGTGAGCGCCCCGCCGGCGTTCGCGACACCAGCGCCGACATCGTCGTCGGGGACCTTCTCCTCGGCAGCCCGTGGCGGGGTGAACACCCGGTGGATCGTCGCGCGGCCGCCCGGTCAGGACAGACCGTTGCGACCGGTGATCCTGCTGCACGGGAAGGACTCTGACGCGTCGACGGTGATGTCGATGGGTGTCGAGCAGTTTCTGGCCGACGCGGTCGCCGCAGGGCTGCCGCCGGTGGCGCTGGCCGCGGTCGACGGCGGCAACGGATACTGGCACGGCCGCGCCTCCGGTGACGACCCCGCCACGATGGTGCTCGACGAGTTCCTGCCATTGCTGGCCGATCAGGGTCTGGACACCTCGCGGGTGGCGTTCATGGGCTGGTCGATGGGCGGCTATGGCGCCATGCTGTTGGGCGCCCGACTGGGTGCGGCGCGCACCGCGGCCATCTGCGCCGTCAGTCCGGCGCTGTGGACGTCGCCGGGATCAGCCGCCCCCGGCGCCTTCGACGGAGCCCAGGACTACGCCGCGAACAGCGTGTGGGGGCTCGGCGAACTGGACCGCATACCGCTGCGCATCGATTGCGGTGAGGGTGACCCGTTTGCTCCTGCCACCAGGCAGTTCATCGCATCGCTGGCAACAGCGCCGGCCGGCGGGTTCTCCCCCGGTGGCCACAACGCTGCGTACTGGTCGGGACAGCTGACGGCCGAACTCGCCTGGATCGCTCCGCTGTTGACCGCATAG